The Syngnathus acus chromosome 3, fSynAcu1.2, whole genome shotgun sequence genome includes a window with the following:
- the ctr9 gene encoding RNA polymerase-associated protein CTR9 homolog isoform X1: MSRGSIEIPLRDTDEVIELDFDQLPEGDEVISILKQEHTQLHIWIALALEYYKQGKTEDFVKLLEAARIDGNLDYSDHEKDQMTCLDTLAAYYVQQARKEKNKDAKKELITQATLLYTMADKIIMYDQNHLLGRACFCLLEGDKMDQADAQFQFVLNQSTNNIPALLGKACISFNKKDYRGALAYYKKALRTNPGCPAEVRLGMGHCFVKLNKLEKARLAFGRALELNPKCVGALVGLAVLELNSKEADSIKNGVQLLSRAYTIDPSNPMVLNHLANHFFFKKDYSKVQHLALHAFHNTEVEAMQAESCYQLARSFHVQEDYDQAFQYYYQATQFASSTFVLPFFGLGQMYVYRRDKENAAQCFEKVLKAYPNNYETIKILGSLYATSDDQEKRDIAKGHLKKVTEQYPDDVEAWIELAQILEQTDIQGALSAYGTATRILQEKVQADVPPEILNNLGALHFRLGNLEEAKKYFLASLERAKAEGEHDEHYYNAISVTTSYNLARLYEAMCEFHEAEKLYKNILREHPNYVDCYLRLGAMARDKGNFYEASDWFKEALQINQDHPDAWSLIGNLHLAKQEWGPGQKKFERILKQPSTQNDTYSMLALGNVWLQTLHQPTRDREKEKRHQDRALAIYKQVLRNDAKNLYAANGIGAVLAHKGYFREARDVFAQVREATADISDVWLNLAHIYVEQKQYISAVQMYENCLKKFYKHQNTEVLLYLARALFKCGKLQECKQMLLKARHVAPNDTVLMFNVALVLQRLATLVLKDEKSNLKAVLSSVKELELAHRYFSYLSKAGDKMRFDLAHAASEARQCSDLLSQAQYHVARARKQDEEEKELRAKQEQERDLLRQQLMKEQEEKKSREAEETKKLLEQRALYVEKTKNLLNFTEGVSKEKKKGGGGGGGRRKKGGDMDEFVNDDSDEDLPIKKKKKKKAASGSEQDEGEDGERKARRKRKKGREDSDEEGAQSKKQRKTKERKRIEKFQLERPPPSLKGKIKSKAIISSSESSDEDGLKIAEDRNQRDSGSGSDDDDDDDHRKRIVSESDSDAGRNRSGSEAGSPQRRNRSGSEAGSPQRRNRSGSEAGSPQRSVGSPQRSAGSDDDDSGSDRPVKKRRAQQQSDSDQSDNESKRSGSDDESRPGSPVAASERESEPGSDNEGSPRRSDNEGSPRRSDNASEPEGSNNDDDSD; the protein is encoded by the exons ATGTCTCGAGGGTCTATCGAGATCCCTCTGCGGGACACCGATGAG GTCATCGAGCTTGATTTTGATCAACTGCCTGAAGGTGATGAGGTCATCAGTATCCTGAAGCAGGAGCACACACAGCTCCACATATGGATTGCCTTGGCG CTGGAGTACTACAAGCAGGGCAAAACAGAGGACTTTGTCAAACTCCTGGAGGCGGCACGTATCGATGGGAACCTGGATTACAGCGACCACGAAAAGGATCAGATGACATGTCTAGACACTCTGGCAGCTTACTACGTGCAGCAGGCACGCAAGGAAAAGAACAAAGATGCCAAAAAAGAGCTCATCACACAGGCCACACTCTTGTACACAATGGCAGACAAGATCATTATGTATGATCAG AACCATTTGCTGGGTCGAGCTTGTTTTTGCCTACTGGAAGGAGACAAGATGGACCAGGCTGACGCTCAGTTCCAATTTGTCCTCAACCAGTCCACCAATAACATCCCTGCGTTACTTG GAAAGGCTTGCATCTCCTTCAATAAAAAAGATTACAGAGGAGCACTGGCGTACTACAAAAAGGCTCTGCGCACAAACCCCGGCTGTCCAG CCGAGGTAAGGCTGGGTATGGGCCACTGCTTCGTCAAGCTCAACAAACTGGAGAAAGCTCGCCTGGCGTTCGGTCGGGCCCTGGAGCTCAACCCCAAATGCGTGGGAGCCCTCGTGGGCCTGGCTGTGCTGGAGCTCAACAGCAAGGAGGCCGACTCCATCAAGAACGGAGTGCAACTCCTGTCGCGCGCCTACACCATCGACCCCAGCAACCCAATGGTGCTCAACCACCTCGCCAACCACTTCTTCTTCAAAAAG GACTACAGCAAAGTTCAGCACCTGGCATTGCATGCTTTCCACAACACGGAGGTGGAGGCCATGCAGGCGGAGAGCTGCTACCAGTTGGCTCGATCTTTTCATGTGCAG GAGGATTACGACCAAGCCTTTCAGTATTACTACCAGGCCACCCAGTTTGCTTCGTCCACCTTCGTGTTGCCCTTCTTCGGCCTGGGACAGATGTATGTTTATCGAAGAGACAAAGAGAATGCAGCCCAGTGCTTCGAAAAGGTTTTGAAGGCCTACCCCAACAACTATGAGACCATCAAAATTCTGGGCTCCCTGTATGCAACATCTGACGACCAGGAAAAACGAGACATTGCCAAA GGTCACCTGAAGAAGGTAACCGAGCAGTACCCCGACGACGTGGAAGCCTGGATCGAGCTGGCTCAGATCCTGGAGCAAACCGACATCCAAGGCGCGCTGTCTGCGTACGGCACAGCCACCCGCATCCTGCAGGAGAAAGTGCAGGCGGACGTGCCGCCGGAGATCCTCAACAACCTGGGGGCGCTTCATTTCCGGCTGGGTAACCTGGAAGAGGCCAAG aaATACTTCCTTGCCTCTCTGGAGCGGGCCAAAGCCGAGGGAGAGCACGACGAGCACTACTATAACGCCATTTCCGTCACCACCTCCTACAATCTGGCGCGTCTGTACGAGGCCATGTGTGAATTCCACGAGGCGGAGAAGCTCTACAAAAATATTCTGAGGGAGCATCCCAACTATGTGGACT GCTATTTGCGACTCGGCGCGATGGCACGCGACAAAGGCAATTTCTACGAGGCTTCTGATTGGTTCAAAGAGGCCCTTCAGATTAATCAG GATCACCCGGATGCCTGGTCCCTCATAGGGAACCTCCACTTGGCCAAACAGGAATGGGGGCCCGGTCAAAAGAAGTTTGAGCGTATTCTGAAGCAGCCGTCCACGCAGAATGACACCTACTCCATGTTGGCTCTGGGCAACGTGTGGCTGCAGACCCTCCACCAGCCCACAAGAGACCGCGAGAAG GAAAAGAGACACCAGGATCGCGCCTTGGCTATTTACAAACAGGTCCTGCGAAATGATGCCAAGAACCTCTATGCGGCCAACGGAATTG GTGCCGTCCTAGCCCATAAGGGCTACTTCAGAGAGGCCCGGGATGTGTTTGCACAAGTAAGGGAGGCTACGGCCGACATCAGCGACGTGTGGTTGAATCTGGCTCACATCTACGTGGAGCAGAAGCAGTACATCAGCGCTGTGCAGATG TATGAGAACTGCCTCAAGAAGTTTTACAAACACCAGAACACGGAAGTGTTGCTCTACTTGGCGCGAGCACTCTTTAAATGTGGCAAACTCCAGGAGTGCAAGCAGATGCTGCTGAAG GCCCGCCACGTGGCACCCAATGATACGGTCCTCATGTTCAACGTGGCCCTGGTGCTTCAGCGGCTCGCCACTCTGGTGCTCAAGGATGAGAAGAGTAACCTGAAGGCTGTGCTGAGCTCTGTCAAAGAGCTGGAACTCGCTCACAG GTATTTCAGTTACCTCAGCAAAGCTGGAGACAAGATGAGATTTGACCTTGCACATGCAGCTTCTGAAGCTAG GCAGTGCTCCGATCTGCTGAGTCAGGCTCAGTACCACGTGGCACGCGCCAGAAAAcaggacgaggaggagaaggaactCCGGGCCAAACAAGAGCAAGAGCGCGACCTGTTACGCCAGCAGTTGATGAAGGAGCAG gaggagaagaagagccGGGAAGCTGAGGAGACGAAGAAGCTGTTGGAACAGAGAGCTTTGTATGTAGAGAAGACCAAGAACTTGCTCAACTTCACCGAGGGCGTCtccaaggagaagaaaaagggCGGTGGTGGAGGTGGCGGACGT CGCAAGAAGGGAGGCGACATGGACGAGTTTGTCAATGACGACTCCGACGAAGATCTGCccataaagaaaaagaagaagaagaaggcagCCAGCGGGAGCGAGCAGGACGAGGGTGAAGACGGAGAAAGGAAGGCCCGCCGGAAGAGAAAGAA AGGTAGAGAAGACAGCGATGAAGAAGGAGCGCAATCCAAGAAGCAGCGCAAAACCAAAGAGCGCAAGAGGATCGAAAAG TTTCAGCTTGAGCGTCCCCCGCCTTCTCTCAAAGGCAAGATCAAGTCAAAGGCAATTATCTCGTCTTCTGAGTCTTCAGACGAGGATGGCCTGAAAATAGCAGAGGACAG GAACCAAAGAGACAGCGGTTCCGGAtccgacgatgatgacgacgacgaccaCAGGAAGCGCATCGTATCGGAAAGCGACTCCGACGCCGGTAGGAACCGCTCCGGCAGCGAGGCGGGCAGCCCTCAGAGAAGGAACCGCTCCGGCAGCGAGGCGGGCAGCCCTCAGAGAAGGAACCGCTCGGGCAGTGAAGCGGGCAGCCCTCAACGATCCGTGGGCAGCCCCCAGCGCTCGGCAGGCTCCGACGACGATGACTCTGGCAGCGACCGTCCggtgaagaagaggagggcgCAGCAACAGTCTGACTCGGACCAGTCAGACAACGAGAGCAAGAGGTCGGGATCGGACGACGAGTCCCGACCCGGTTCACCTGTCGCGGCATCAGAGCGAGAATCAGAACCGGGGTCTGACAACGAAGGGTCCCCTCGCCGCTCTGACAACGAAGGGTCCCCTCGCCGCTCTGACAATGCATCAGAACCCGAGGGCTCCAACAATGACGATGACAGTGATTAG
- the ctr9 gene encoding RNA polymerase-associated protein CTR9 homolog isoform X2 — MSRGSIEIPLRDTDEVIELDFDQLPEGDEVISILKQEHTQLHIWIALALEYYKQGKTEDFVKLLEAARIDGNLDYSDHEKDQMTCLDTLAAYYVQQARKEKNKDAKKELITQATLLYTMADKIIMYDQNHLLGRACFCLLEGDKMDQADAQFQFVLNQSTNNIPALLGKACISFNKKDYRGALAYYKKALRTNPGCPAEVRLGMGHCFVKLNKLEKARLAFGRALELNPKCVGALVGLAVLELNSKEADSIKNGVQLLSRAYTIDPSNPMVLNHLANHFFFKKDYSKVQHLALHAFHNTEVEAMQAESCYQLARSFHVQEDYDQAFQYYYQATQFASSTFVLPFFGLGQMYVYRRDKENAAQCFEKVLKAYPNNYETIKILGSLYATSDDQEKRDIAKGHLKKVTEQYPDDVEAWIELAQILEQTDIQGALSAYGTATRILQEKVQADVPPEILNNLGALHFRLGNLEEAKKYFLASLERAKAEGEHDEHYYNAISVTTSYNLARLYEAMCEFHEAEKLYKNILREHPNYVDCYLRLGAMARDKGNFYEASDWFKEALQINQDHPDAWSLIGNLHLAKQEWGPGQKKFERILKQPSTQNDTYSMLALGNVWLQTLHQPTRDREKEKRHQDRALAIYKQVLRNDAKNLYAANGIGAVLAHKGYFREARDVFAQVREATADISDVWLNLAHIYVEQKQYISAVQMYENCLKKFYKHQNTEVLLYLARALFKCGKLQECKQMLLKARHVAPNDTVLMFNVALVLQRLATLVLKDEKSNLKAVLSSVKELELAHRYFSYLSKAGDKMRFDLAHAASEARQCSDLLSQAQYHVARARKQDEEEKELRAKQEQERDLLRQQLMKEQEEKKSREAEETKKLLEQRALYVEKTKNLLNFTEGVSKEKKKGGGGGGGRRKKGGDMDEFVNDDSDEDLPIKKKKKKKAASGSEQDEGEDGERKARRKRKKGREDSDEEGAQSKKQRKTKERKRIEKFQLERPPPSLKGKIKSKAIISSSESSDEDGLKIAEDRNQRDSGSGSDDDDDDDHRKRIVSESDSDAGRNRSGSEAGSPQRRNRSGSEAGSPQRSVGSPQRSAGSDDDDSGSDRPVKKRRAQQQSDSDQSDNESKRSGSDDESRPGSPVAASERESEPGSDNEGSPRRSDNEGSPRRSDNASEPEGSNNDDDSD, encoded by the exons ATGTCTCGAGGGTCTATCGAGATCCCTCTGCGGGACACCGATGAG GTCATCGAGCTTGATTTTGATCAACTGCCTGAAGGTGATGAGGTCATCAGTATCCTGAAGCAGGAGCACACACAGCTCCACATATGGATTGCCTTGGCG CTGGAGTACTACAAGCAGGGCAAAACAGAGGACTTTGTCAAACTCCTGGAGGCGGCACGTATCGATGGGAACCTGGATTACAGCGACCACGAAAAGGATCAGATGACATGTCTAGACACTCTGGCAGCTTACTACGTGCAGCAGGCACGCAAGGAAAAGAACAAAGATGCCAAAAAAGAGCTCATCACACAGGCCACACTCTTGTACACAATGGCAGACAAGATCATTATGTATGATCAG AACCATTTGCTGGGTCGAGCTTGTTTTTGCCTACTGGAAGGAGACAAGATGGACCAGGCTGACGCTCAGTTCCAATTTGTCCTCAACCAGTCCACCAATAACATCCCTGCGTTACTTG GAAAGGCTTGCATCTCCTTCAATAAAAAAGATTACAGAGGAGCACTGGCGTACTACAAAAAGGCTCTGCGCACAAACCCCGGCTGTCCAG CCGAGGTAAGGCTGGGTATGGGCCACTGCTTCGTCAAGCTCAACAAACTGGAGAAAGCTCGCCTGGCGTTCGGTCGGGCCCTGGAGCTCAACCCCAAATGCGTGGGAGCCCTCGTGGGCCTGGCTGTGCTGGAGCTCAACAGCAAGGAGGCCGACTCCATCAAGAACGGAGTGCAACTCCTGTCGCGCGCCTACACCATCGACCCCAGCAACCCAATGGTGCTCAACCACCTCGCCAACCACTTCTTCTTCAAAAAG GACTACAGCAAAGTTCAGCACCTGGCATTGCATGCTTTCCACAACACGGAGGTGGAGGCCATGCAGGCGGAGAGCTGCTACCAGTTGGCTCGATCTTTTCATGTGCAG GAGGATTACGACCAAGCCTTTCAGTATTACTACCAGGCCACCCAGTTTGCTTCGTCCACCTTCGTGTTGCCCTTCTTCGGCCTGGGACAGATGTATGTTTATCGAAGAGACAAAGAGAATGCAGCCCAGTGCTTCGAAAAGGTTTTGAAGGCCTACCCCAACAACTATGAGACCATCAAAATTCTGGGCTCCCTGTATGCAACATCTGACGACCAGGAAAAACGAGACATTGCCAAA GGTCACCTGAAGAAGGTAACCGAGCAGTACCCCGACGACGTGGAAGCCTGGATCGAGCTGGCTCAGATCCTGGAGCAAACCGACATCCAAGGCGCGCTGTCTGCGTACGGCACAGCCACCCGCATCCTGCAGGAGAAAGTGCAGGCGGACGTGCCGCCGGAGATCCTCAACAACCTGGGGGCGCTTCATTTCCGGCTGGGTAACCTGGAAGAGGCCAAG aaATACTTCCTTGCCTCTCTGGAGCGGGCCAAAGCCGAGGGAGAGCACGACGAGCACTACTATAACGCCATTTCCGTCACCACCTCCTACAATCTGGCGCGTCTGTACGAGGCCATGTGTGAATTCCACGAGGCGGAGAAGCTCTACAAAAATATTCTGAGGGAGCATCCCAACTATGTGGACT GCTATTTGCGACTCGGCGCGATGGCACGCGACAAAGGCAATTTCTACGAGGCTTCTGATTGGTTCAAAGAGGCCCTTCAGATTAATCAG GATCACCCGGATGCCTGGTCCCTCATAGGGAACCTCCACTTGGCCAAACAGGAATGGGGGCCCGGTCAAAAGAAGTTTGAGCGTATTCTGAAGCAGCCGTCCACGCAGAATGACACCTACTCCATGTTGGCTCTGGGCAACGTGTGGCTGCAGACCCTCCACCAGCCCACAAGAGACCGCGAGAAG GAAAAGAGACACCAGGATCGCGCCTTGGCTATTTACAAACAGGTCCTGCGAAATGATGCCAAGAACCTCTATGCGGCCAACGGAATTG GTGCCGTCCTAGCCCATAAGGGCTACTTCAGAGAGGCCCGGGATGTGTTTGCACAAGTAAGGGAGGCTACGGCCGACATCAGCGACGTGTGGTTGAATCTGGCTCACATCTACGTGGAGCAGAAGCAGTACATCAGCGCTGTGCAGATG TATGAGAACTGCCTCAAGAAGTTTTACAAACACCAGAACACGGAAGTGTTGCTCTACTTGGCGCGAGCACTCTTTAAATGTGGCAAACTCCAGGAGTGCAAGCAGATGCTGCTGAAG GCCCGCCACGTGGCACCCAATGATACGGTCCTCATGTTCAACGTGGCCCTGGTGCTTCAGCGGCTCGCCACTCTGGTGCTCAAGGATGAGAAGAGTAACCTGAAGGCTGTGCTGAGCTCTGTCAAAGAGCTGGAACTCGCTCACAG GTATTTCAGTTACCTCAGCAAAGCTGGAGACAAGATGAGATTTGACCTTGCACATGCAGCTTCTGAAGCTAG GCAGTGCTCCGATCTGCTGAGTCAGGCTCAGTACCACGTGGCACGCGCCAGAAAAcaggacgaggaggagaaggaactCCGGGCCAAACAAGAGCAAGAGCGCGACCTGTTACGCCAGCAGTTGATGAAGGAGCAG gaggagaagaagagccGGGAAGCTGAGGAGACGAAGAAGCTGTTGGAACAGAGAGCTTTGTATGTAGAGAAGACCAAGAACTTGCTCAACTTCACCGAGGGCGTCtccaaggagaagaaaaagggCGGTGGTGGAGGTGGCGGACGT CGCAAGAAGGGAGGCGACATGGACGAGTTTGTCAATGACGACTCCGACGAAGATCTGCccataaagaaaaagaagaagaagaaggcagCCAGCGGGAGCGAGCAGGACGAGGGTGAAGACGGAGAAAGGAAGGCCCGCCGGAAGAGAAAGAA AGGTAGAGAAGACAGCGATGAAGAAGGAGCGCAATCCAAGAAGCAGCGCAAAACCAAAGAGCGCAAGAGGATCGAAAAG TTTCAGCTTGAGCGTCCCCCGCCTTCTCTCAAAGGCAAGATCAAGTCAAAGGCAATTATCTCGTCTTCTGAGTCTTCAGACGAGGATGGCCTGAAAATAGCAGAGGACAG GAACCAAAGAGACAGCGGTTCCGGAtccgacgatgatgacgacgacgaccaCAGGAAGCGCATCGTATCGGAAAGCGACTCCGACGCCGGTAGGAACCGCTCCGGCAGCGAG GCGGGCAGCCCTCAGAGAAGGAACCGCTCGGGCAGTGAAGCGGGCAGCCCTCAACGATCCGTGGGCAGCCCCCAGCGCTCGGCAGGCTCCGACGACGATGACTCTGGCAGCGACCGTCCggtgaagaagaggagggcgCAGCAACAGTCTGACTCGGACCAGTCAGACAACGAGAGCAAGAGGTCGGGATCGGACGACGAGTCCCGACCCGGTTCACCTGTCGCGGCATCAGAGCGAGAATCAGAACCGGGGTCTGACAACGAAGGGTCCCCTCGCCGCTCTGACAACGAAGGGTCCCCTCGCCGCTCTGACAATGCATCAGAACCCGAGGGCTCCAACAATGACGATGACAGTGATTAG